CCATCTTTAGGTCTACTCAAATAATACTCTGAGTTTCGGGATGGTTGGAACATAGCCCAGAACCAAGCTAAATGTTGTAATTTTTTATCAGTTTTCCTGTGTGTTCATTCTGGGATGTGTGTATAGCTGTTTCATTTGTTTGCAGATGTTTAGAATTTGAACACCAGAAATTTGAATGGAATCAACTCacgcttttttcttgttttcttttaagccGCAAGTTCCAAAAGTAgtagaaaaagttttttttaccACTGCATTACCAGTAGCTGGCAACACAGGTAAGCATGCTTGACACAGaacttgcttttctctctttgtttgcAGTACAGTTATCTTGACCAGGATTTGTGGTGATTTTATTGCTTGCAGAAATGTTGAAGAAAATGCTTTCAACTATTTTTTTGCTTACCTGAGGTTTGAAGTGCTGTCTGCTGTAGACTCTTAGGTTTGCGCTGAGATCTGTTGTATAGTAGTTTCTCTAACAACTTGTGATGTAATCAGGTTCACAAATTAGATCCAGTAGTCTTAAAAATGATGTTTTAATGGAACTTCTATAGAAAAATAAGAGGCAGAAATACAAGGacataatttggggtttttttctattaaatgaaGACATGAAACAGGTAGTAAACTTAATCAGTTCTTTAGCCATTGTTTTTGGTAAGCACTATCTGTGAGATTCATCAAAATGATACACAACTATAGAAGTGCTGTTCCATAATATGCTTCCTACACAGTGTTGTTATCTTGCAGAGATTAACTAGTCAGAGTCAAGAGAGATCTGGTAAGTTTAAaacttaattaaaatttaaaacttaaattttaaaacagaaaggaagCCAGGTAAGTAGAGCAGCATAGGAAGAGTGAGGAGGAAGCATGAGAAGCAAgatgggagaggagagcagactAGAGAGAGCGAACAGGAAAATACCTGGGTTGATGTCAAGGAGTGAAATTTCTGGTGTGATGTTGTATCCTCATCTTCAGAGGCTGGTGCATAGGGACTGGCCGCTCTGTTGGGTTTTATGCTGTAGAACTTACCGTGGCTGTCAGAAGAGACATACTGTGCTGTGCAACAAAAAATTTAGACTTCTAATGTCTGGGCTCAGCCTGAACAGATTGCTCATCAACAGAGAGTACCTGcaacttttttcttgtttatcaTCTGGTAGAGGTATTTGTTGTGCTTGAACAAAGTAACACATAATCTGTGCTGCGAGGTGCATACAGTGTAATTTAACAAAGACGATTTCTCTCTTCCTGCTGTGAAATTATGTAGTTCCGTTCTGTTTTGTCTCTAGGAAATCCTGTTCAGCAGATTGGTCTCAGTGTTCCTGTCATTATTATAAAGCAGGAGGAGGCCTGCCAGTGTCAGTGTGCCTGCCGAGACTCTGCCAAGGACAAAGCCACCATTAAGAAGGAATGTTCCTCACCTGATTCAAAAGCTTTGGAGCAgccagctccccagctgcagcctcagacctttccttcctcttccccttctccttcgaGTGGGCAGAGCAGTCAGATAGTTAACCCTTCAGACTCACAGACTGAAACGTTAAGTGCCATGGATGTGTCGGACTTCCTGTCCCTCCAAAGCCCTGAAACCCCATCTAATATAATTCCAATCGAAGCACTACTGCAGGGTGAGGAAGAAATTGGTTTGCATAGCAGCTTCTCTAAGTGAAGATGTTCCAGATTTTCCTTTGCACCTGGAGGGTAAAACCCTTCTTCTTAGAAGCAGAAACTGAAGGATggattctttttccttcctctttggaAGTTTTGTGGCTTATTTCTGCTTCACAGATGTCATCTTAGTCACGTCCCAGGTACATCCATCTTTGAGAATCTatctctaaaaaaagaaaaggaaaaaaaaaaaaaagctaagttaTATATGAACTGTTTTGGCTGCACTGTCTGTCACTTTTGCTTGTCATATGTGAACACAGAAGTTAAGGTTACTCGTGtgcaaaaagatttaaaaaagaaaaaagggggggttAGTTTGTCTCCAATTGCACATCATTTATGGTTGGGATTAAGGTACTGGCAGTGAGTGGGTCTTTGTTACAGCTCCTTGGGTCTataattttcttctgtctcttgtGTCTGATACTAACCATGCACTATAAGGGGAGCCCTGGAAAGTAATTTGCTGTAGTAGAAAATGGCATTATTGTAGAAGATGATTTATCTGCAATTTTATTGGAAAGCGAATGTCACATCACTGAGCTGGGAGCTGATGCCTGGGTTTGCTTCGTACTAACACTGTTACTAAAGCCTACAGAAACTTTTGGGGAGTTTGTTTCAGTAGGGCGCAAGTACCTTGTGTTTGTGATAGAtctattaatttaatttcatgaGGACTTTGAAGTGTGGTGGCAGACACGCTGTTTCACAATGTGGAAACACAATCGGAGCCCCTGCTTACTCAGGCTTAAGTGTCTGTTTTCTTTGCCTCTCATTGAAGGATGCAGTGAGTCCCAGAGGTAGTCAGATTGGTGCCTGCTGCTCTTCTGATTTGTCTGGCTGTTCAGAAACAAGTCATTCTCTTAAACAAGCCCTGTGACTGTTTAATCAGGAGCATGGTGCCTTTGCTGGTTACTCTCATCTTTTGTCAAGAACAACTCTAGGAAAATTTTTAGAATGCTTCAGCGTAAATTCAGTTTGAATTCAGTGAGTCTATCCTTCAGCTGTCCAtaaatgcttccttttttttgtgttaagCTATATAATTTCTGCCTGAATCTGCCTCCAACCTACTGCAATGCCAGCTTTTTGTGCACGGGGCTATTTCTTGACTAAAAGATGTTAACACAAGATAGTAGTTTTTCATATCAAACTGAAAGTCTATATTCTAACCTACTCAGGGTAAATAAAACACAAACCCCCCCTTCCACCAAAAAGCCTGTAATGTTGCAATAAATGCAGTCTCATTCTAAATGGTTTATTTATGctgcattattttaaaagatgTAATTTTATAGTGTTTTATCCATCATTCTGGCTTTGGCTGTCAGTCTTTTTGTGTTAAAGAATATTAAATAGTCTTGATTCAGTTTACAGTGTTGTCATTAGTGAGATACAAAGATAACAACTGTAAGCCAATTAATGTGGAGTGTCTCTGCACACTAGATTTAGGAATGCAAACTCCTAGAAGATAGAGGTCTTTCACTCTTTTTGTTTGATCAGAGCTGCTCTGTACCTGCTGGGGGGAGAAGCATAGGAGTGCAGCCAGACTTCCCCAGGATGCCAGATGATTAGCAGGTTTTTTAACCTCTTGTGACGTGCTCTGTTTAGCCTTACCACCACCACTGTCGCAGTCTTAGCTGAGACCGTGGCTTACGCCATCTCCCGTGCTATTGCCGTGCAAATCCCCTACCACAGCGCCGATGGAAATGGGCTGGAGGGAACTGTCTTTTCATGTCTTTGACAACTTGCTTCCCGTTGCTGGGTGCAGAAAACTGGGTCCTGTTGGTGCGAACATGAGGGAGGAGAGGCTGTGCAAAGAATGCTTTGTGGCTGGGAGATGTCGTGTCACTCTGCTAGGGCAGAGTGCTCCGTTTCGGTAATTGCAGTgacgagcctggggacaccagctgAACTGGAAACATGCTGATTGCATTTCGTGTCTGTGTGTGGTGATGTGTGGTGCAGTGCCATCGCAGCAGGGATGTGGGCCCTGCAGCAATAAGGTTTGCATCCACGAAACGTGGATTAACAGTGGTTTACGTTTTGTTCTTGTAACGGTAATCCCTAGAGGGCAGCGAGATGGTGGCccctttgtttttctcctgcagCTTCATTTTGCAATGCAGTTTGGTTGTGTGGCAGCAAGGACTGCTTTGGACACGAAGGAAACAGTCTTAGGGCTGTGTGGCTGGGACCATCCTCGCAGGGATGAGTCTCCTGCGCAGAGCTCGGCTCGGGCGCCTGGGGCTGCGTGGGGTTCCCCGGGAGCACAGCCCGCTGCAAGGGGCCTCATGCCTCCCCGTGGTATGGTGCAAGGGTGAGCGGATGTATGCGTGTGTGTGAGAGGGTCTGCTAACGCAGGAGATCCCCCTGGAGCTGCGGGATTTTCTCTGATGGGGACAAGGGGACCAGGTGTGGCCTGAAATGTGACAGCCGGGGGATTCAGCAGCCTCTTCTGGGCCTTGCCGACCTTCAGGGAAGTGTTTTTTTCATGCTACTTTTGCTGCTCGTGACTTAGTCCACCTAAAAGACACTTCTGGTTGGACTAGATAGCAAACTCCTTTGTGACAGAAATGAATAGAATAATCTACTGAAGGCTTTGAAATTGGAAGCTGATTTGGAAGCGTGGTGATTGGCAGCAGTGAGGTACCGCACGTGTCCTTTTGAGTGGGTGTCGGGGGTTAACctctctgctgttttctcttcaCAACTGCTGTTTTCCCTTTGTGTGTTCTAGGAAAAGCAATGTGTTCCATGTTTGTGCTAACTTCTAAGTACATTAGGTTAGCCGTTACGCTCTTGTACGTGCATCAGGCAGGCTGCAATTTAGGTGAAAGTAATTAGAGCTTGTAATGAGGCGAGAGCAGCCTGATTCTGTGAATGCACAGGCCGCTGCACCAGGGACTGTGCATCCCACCCGGTTGTGCTGTACAGATGTGTACTTTTATTGTTTAATCATTGGTTCGCTTTCCAGAGTGTTCCGTGCTGCGTGTATTTGATGTGTTTCACAGTGGACATTTACATCATCCCCAGGGCCGTGGGACTGAATGCTGTGCTGCCGGGGTGGTCATCAGCACGCGTGGATGGGAGGAGATCCGCGAGCAGCTGGCAAGAGAGGGCAGTCACAGCAAAGCCCTGAGATTTCCGAGGGACAAGAGAATTTTCTGTCCTCTTCCGCTTGTTCCCCCAGCATTTGGCATACTCACAGTAACATTTTTAACAAAGGGGGGAAGTTTCAGCCACTGTAGATCTGGCAAGATGTTGGATTCCCAGAAAGGGGCATGTTCTGTTGATATGCTGGAGCCTCTGAGAGCAGCATGCCCTCCCTCTGCAAAAGGCAAATTTCACAAACCCCTCTAATGATCAGAGAGCAGAACTGCACCGCTCTGGGTCGTTGTGTTAAAGGTTTGGCTGTTTTGTGGCTTGCGGGGATTTACTTGGTCACTTACGGTTTCTAGATGGGTGCAGAAGCTTAAACATGTAGAATGGGTCTAATGACCAGTGTCGGTAGCTCTAGTCACCACGCAGTGACCCAGGCAAACAGACTTGGCGTGCAGTTGAAGGCTGCGGGAGTTGCTTTTCATGCTTGTAGGTGATAGAGGGATGGAAAATCAGCACTGTGTAAATGCTGGTACTGAATTGTATAGAACAAAGTACGAATTGGGCACTTCCATAATGCTGACTGTGTCCAGAAAGATGAATTCGCAGAACCTCATACTGGTGTCTAAAATGCACTTTAGGTTATTCTATCTTTAACCCAATTGCTGCAATTTCTTTTGTATATACTTTCACAAAGTTTATTTTTGCTCTGAGTAAAAGTTAACAGGGGTGTGCAAAGATGAGCACTTAACTTGGTGCAATACTTGTAGCTAAAGATCTTTGTCCCGTGTGgtcagtctgtctgtgtctgtctaACTGAACGAATATAGTAACTAGCTCAGTGACATGCTGCCCTTCCCTGTCTGGACCCAAGAGAAATTATGCATCATTAGCAAACGTCCAATCTATGCAAATATTCCGCGGAGAGCACTGTGCTTTAGCAGGCCTTTTCTCTCGCGCTTTCTGGTGGGCTGCTTGTCACTTCTGTTGGACACAGCTGTGTCCATTGGTGGCTGTCCTTTCTCCCTTGTCCTCCGCTCTGTTCTGCCACACAAGTATGACAGAAGTGACAAGCTGTTTGCAAACAGGCATGTTGCACCTTTAAAATTTGTCTTTGCGATCGTTTTTGATGTCATGTTATCTGCCTTACTTCATGGAGGATGGCGCTTCTGCAGTCATCCAAGATGCTGTTTTTGCAACTGCAGCAACATTGTTGAACTGTTTACAGTACTCTTGTGCACCCCTTATAAATAAGGCTGGGAGAACGAACGAAGGGCTGGGGGAGAGCGGTTAAGGTGTGACTGCCGTTGAGTTGATGGGAGGTGAAAAGCTGTTCCTGGTTTTGCCAGCTGGTGACTGAAATGAGAGGCAGCCGCGTTGACGAGGTGTTGCAGACGGGATCTTGGTGCCACGtgctttgttctgctgctggctggctgtgaGACCTTGGGCAATGGCCTGGCCTCTCGGTGCCCTCCCTGTGCAATGGGGACAGTGAGACTTGTCTTTTTGAAATGCTTGGAGATCTGGGGGTGAAGTGTCCTTGGCGTAAGTGATCTGAGCTACCTGGGCAGAACTGTTAGAGTCAACCTGGactgtaaggcaaaaaaaaaaagcatgtcttTAATAAACCCTACAAATTTCTGAGTGCATAGTTTTTAATTGGTACATTATTTTTTCCGTAACATATTTTGGAAACAATGTCGTTTTTATAAATGTTATCTGTAGTTGATACTCACGGGCAGGGCTGAACTTTTAACTTTTTTGCGTCTTGTCTTGATATATATCTCATGTTCTAGAAGTTGGATTCTGTGTCTGCACTGAGAAATGCAAATTAAACTGGATATTTATGTAGTAGTGTACATAGTCAAAGTGTGTGTGTTCTTGGAACTAGTTTAAAAATCCCACACCATGCTTTTGGTGGTGTGCAAGCTGGCCAAAATTTGGTTCATTATGCAGTGTACACTTTCTCAAATAAATGCAGTTTCTACTTTTTCTTACAAGAAATTTTTTTCATATGATCTTTTTCAGCAAAATCGAGGGTATGTTTTTGCAGTACCGTAGTTCCAGTAGCTGGTATTTCTTGCTGTGTAGCTTTGTGTCCTTCCACTTGCTTACCAAACCGGAGCTTTCTGTCTGACCCTTGTTTGGCGAGGGAGTTGCAGTTGTGTTTCGCagcgagcagcagcagcgtggcggGCAGGGACGCGCAGACCTTGAGCCTGGGCGGTTCCTGGCGCCGTCCAGCACCGACAGCTGTGTCACGGTCGAACCCGGGGGGCTGGGAGAGCCCTGGGCCGTCTCCTGACGGCTTCTGTTCCGTTTGACGCGtacggggagctgggcagcggtcTTGGAGATGATGAAACAAAAGAACCCCAGTTTTTCCAGAATGTGTGTATGGTATTAAAGGAATTTATTTAATTATGAAACATGGGAACAAATGTGCTTACATTGAGCAATGTGAAGATGTTAGTTACAGGTACAGTACTTCCAAAGGAAGAGCATCTCCAAAACCCAAAAAAGAGTAaatatgaatttgtattttttgaAGAATGTAAAATGTGAAATAATGGTGTTTGCTTAATTGCTCATTTTGTATGAAGTTAATATTGTACTttgaaatatctgcaaagaagtgGAAATTAACTTTTTTGGAATTGAAAGCAATATTAATACTAATGGAATCCTAATTAAATGCTTATTTAAACATTGTGTTACAATAGTTTTTCCTCGGAGTATGTATGAATTACCTGGGAGATGAGCGCGATGCTCCTTCCCGTGGGGCCGATCGGCGCAGGAAGGCGTTTCCAGACCCCAGCGGACGACAGcggtggctgcagcagcctcctccctcccccaccaGCAGTGACCTTCATCACCGGACTTCGTCTCCTCACGGTCACTCGGGTGCGGGTAAGACTCAGAGTGGATGCTGTCAATCTACAACTCTTTGTTTTTGAAAAGGGGAAGCGCTGGCGTAGTCCCTGGCGTGCAGCACCCGCTGTGTTCAGTGCAGGCGCCCGAGGTCGAGCAGGGGCGCAGGGCCGGTGGCCGTGCTCTCGGGGGGAGCGAGGGAGGCAGAATTTCCCGGGGTGCAGATGGATCCCTGGGCTGAAGGTTTTGGGTACCGAGTGCTTTCCAAGAATGAGAAGGGGAGCTTTAGGGAAAGCGAGGGGCAGTAAGGAAGAGGGACTGAACCAAACGTCGTGGTAGCAAGGCCTTTCCCTgtgcccagccccctgcccccaccAGCCGCAGGGCCCCTCCCAGCCCTCGGGGCTCGGAGCTCTTTCCTGCCTCTCCCACCGTCAGCTCCGGCTCCCGCGGGTGCCAGAACAGCGCGCAGCTCCCACGCCCCCCGAGTGCGGGTCCGGCCAGCAGCGGGGCccgggcccagccccggggggagACGTGGAGGCTGCGCCGGGCGAGCGCAGCGGGGACGGGACGCGGCCTGCGCCAAACTCGCTTTATTCCGAAGGGCAGAGGGGGTCGGGCCGGGCCTGGGTGCCCGGGGAGAGCGCGGCGCCCGCGGCCGCAGCGGGGGGACCCGTCCCTGCGCCCCGGCCCGCTGCCGCCGGCCGctcccgcgcagccccgccgccaggCACCgacggccccgccgcggggcggggggcggcgggcggccgcggcgccggtcccgccgccccccgcccgccctcgcCCGGGCCGGCgctggcgcggggcgggcggcagccggCTGCCAGGGCCGCCATCTCCGCCGTCAGCTCCTCGCAGGCGGCGATGCGGGCGCGCAGCTGCCGCTgccgggcctccagcagccgccgCAGCGCGTCCTGCCCCTGCGGCGGGGATAGCGGTCACGGCCGGTCACGCGCCGCGCCCCGGCACCTCCCGACCCCCCACACCCACCGTGGGCCGCCCGCGCGGCTCCGCCCCCGCCAtggctccgcccccgccgccgcgcccccggaTGTGCGTCACCGCGACGCCCTCTGCGGCCCGGAAGCGGCTCGTGCATGaggagcgcgcggcgcggggcgctGGCGCTGGCGGGTCTGgctcgggccggggagggggcgccgggcccgggccTGGGGCTGGGCCGCGGGGCCCGTCTGCTGctgcccggcggcgcggccccgccggacCCGCAAGGTGCGGGaggggcgccgggcgggggggtacggggccgggcgggagtggcggggccgggcggggggcgcgggctcGGCGCCCGGCGGGGTTGGCGGCGCTGGGAGGCCGGGGgccggagctggggctgaggGCTGGGCGGAGGGTGCAGGGCCGGGCGGAGGTGGCGGAGCTGGGCGAGGGGTGCGGGGCCGCTCCGTTCCGGGCCGCCGTTCTGAGCCGCCGGCGCGCCGCAGGCTGGCgggaggcggtggcggcggcggccggcgcgcTGCGGGCCGGCGGGCTGGTGGCGGTGCCGACGGACACGGTGTACGGCGTGGCGTGCCTGGCGCAGGACCCGGCGGCCGTGCGCAGCATCTACCGGCTGaaggggcggcgcggcgggaagccGCTCGCCATCTGCCTGGGCGACGTGGACCGGCTCTACAGGTCAGCGGGGGGGGCACCGGCtgcgcggcggggggctgcggggggcccggggccgccggtgaCGCGCGTCTCGCCGCGCAGGTACTGCCGGGTCGAGGTGCCAGACCAGCTGCTGCGGGACCTGCTCCCGGGGCCGGTGACCGTGGTCTTACGGCGCTCGGAGGAGCTGAACAAG
The Opisthocomus hoazin isolate bOpiHoa1 chromosome 17, bOpiHoa1.hap1, whole genome shotgun sequence DNA segment above includes these coding regions:
- the YRDC gene encoding threonylcarbamoyl-AMP synthase isoform X1, whose protein sequence is MDSFSFLFGSFVAYFCFTDVILVTSQFFLGVCMNYLGDERDAPSRGADRRRKAFPDPSGRQRWLQQPPPSPTSSDLHHRTSSPHGHSGAGWREAVAAAAGALRAGGLVAVPTDTVYGVACLAQDPAAVRSIYRLKGRRGGKPLAICLGDVDRLYRYCRVEVPDQLLRDLLPGPVTVVLRRSEELNKDLNPFTPLVGVRVPNHPFIRELARACSGPLALTSANISCQGSTLMVSEFQDLWPQLSLIIDGGQIGDAQSPEARLGSTVVDLSVSGKFAIIRPGCALTSTVEILRQKYGLVPESSEDFRL
- the YRDC gene encoding threonylcarbamoyl-AMP synthase isoform X2 → MRSARRGALALAGLARAGEGAPGPGLGLGRGARLLLPGGAAPPDPQGWREAVAAAAGALRAGGLVAVPTDTVYGVACLAQDPAAVRSIYRLKGRRGGKPLAICLGDVDRLYRYCRVEVPDQLLRDLLPGPVTVVLRRSEELNKDLNPFTPLVGVRVPNHPFIRELARACSGPLALTSANISCQGSTLMVSEFQDLWPQLSLIIDGGQIGDAQSPEARLGSTVVDLSVSGKFAIIRPGCALTSTVEILRQKYGLVPESSEDFRL